The Saccharomonospora cyanea NA-134 genome includes a region encoding these proteins:
- a CDS encoding 4-(cytidine 5'-diphospho)-2-C-methyl-D-erythritol kinase produces MLAVVPPPVTVRVPSKINLHLSVGDLRDDGYHDLTTVFHALSLTDEVTVFASPEAGIEVSGEGARLVPTDDGNLAVRAVRALAEHVGKPDEANRVRVVIRKGIPVAGGMAGGSADAAAALLACSTLWNLDLHRDELAEVAATLGSDVPFALYGGTALGTGRGEQLVPVLSRHTFHWVLAFDQRGLSTPKVYGELDRLRQAGDPPRVGSPEALLEALASGDPRRLALLLGNDLQAAAVSLRPGLRRTLRAGVSAGALAGVVSGSGPTCAFLCSDGDSALKVAAELAGAGVCRTVRVAHGPVPGARVCDE; encoded by the coding sequence GTGCTTGCCGTCGTACCGCCGCCCGTGACCGTGCGAGTGCCGTCGAAGATCAACCTGCATCTGTCGGTCGGTGATCTGCGCGACGACGGCTACCACGATCTCACGACCGTGTTCCACGCGTTGTCGCTGACCGACGAGGTCACGGTGTTCGCGAGCCCCGAGGCCGGGATCGAGGTCTCCGGCGAGGGGGCCAGGCTGGTGCCCACCGACGACGGCAACCTGGCTGTGCGCGCGGTCCGCGCGCTGGCCGAACACGTCGGCAAACCGGACGAGGCCAACCGGGTACGCGTGGTGATCCGCAAGGGTATCCCCGTGGCCGGAGGCATGGCGGGCGGCAGCGCCGACGCCGCCGCCGCGCTGCTCGCGTGCTCCACGCTGTGGAACCTCGACCTGCACCGCGACGAGCTGGCGGAGGTGGCCGCGACGCTCGGCAGTGACGTACCGTTCGCCCTGTACGGCGGCACGGCCCTGGGCACCGGTCGGGGTGAGCAGCTCGTGCCGGTGCTGTCGCGGCACACCTTCCACTGGGTGCTCGCGTTCGACCAGCGAGGGCTGTCGACCCCGAAGGTGTACGGGGAGCTCGACCGCCTCCGCCAGGCAGGCGACCCGCCGAGGGTCGGCTCACCGGAGGCGTTGCTGGAGGCGCTGGCCTCCGGCGATCCACGCCGCCTCGCCCTGCTGCTCGGCAATGACCTCCAGGCGGCGGCCGTGTCACTGCGGCCGGGTCTGCGCCGCACGTTGCGTGCCGGGGTGAGCGCGGGCGCGCTCGCCGGCGTGGTCTCCGGGTCCGGCCCGACGTGCGCGTTCCTGTGCTCCGACGGCGACTCGGCACTCAAGGTGGCCGCCGAACTCGCGGGCGCGGGAGTGTGCCGCACGGTGCGCGTGGCACACGGACCCGTGCCGGGCGCCCGCGTGTGCGACGAGTGA
- a CDS encoding methionine ABC transporter ATP-binding protein gives MITVENVSKSFTSADSPVVALRDVNLTVNAGSLFGIVGPAQAGKTTLARCVALRERPDRGTVRYDGMDTSRLAGRKLWGAQRQVAVVDPALRPERTVAGNIAAPLERMGVDPDRRRSRVGTLLDVIGLSRAGARLPSELTAGQQRRVALARALATAPSVLLADDPTHGVGGEESAAVLSVLDRARAELGATVIVTSRDADIARRVCDEVALLDRGRVVESGTLLSLLGKPGSPIAEALLPRVDTPRTHLSAYDRAVDVVLVGFAAVGALLPEAAARFEVDFTTIGGGLTRLGDTPVARFRLGVEGQRADAALAWIAERGAHVSTPMYGLRDVAA, from the coding sequence GTGATCACCGTCGAGAACGTCAGTAAGTCGTTCACCTCCGCCGACTCCCCCGTGGTCGCGCTGCGCGATGTCAACCTCACAGTGAACGCGGGTTCACTCTTCGGCATCGTCGGACCGGCGCAGGCCGGTAAGACGACGCTGGCACGCTGCGTCGCGCTGCGGGAGCGGCCCGACAGGGGCACGGTGCGCTACGACGGCATGGACACCAGCAGGCTCGCGGGCCGCAAGCTGTGGGGCGCGCAACGGCAGGTCGCGGTGGTGGACCCCGCGTTGCGGCCGGAGCGCACCGTCGCGGGCAACATCGCCGCCCCGCTGGAGCGGATGGGCGTGGACCCCGACCGCAGGCGCAGCCGGGTCGGAACGTTGCTCGACGTCATCGGGCTCTCGCGGGCGGGCGCACGGCTGCCGTCGGAACTCACCGCGGGGCAGCAGCGTCGCGTGGCCCTCGCACGGGCACTGGCCACGGCGCCGTCGGTGTTGCTGGCCGACGACCCCACCCACGGTGTCGGTGGCGAGGAGTCCGCCGCGGTGTTGTCCGTCCTCGACCGGGCCAGGGCCGAACTGGGCGCCACCGTCATCGTCACCTCCCGGGACGCCGACATCGCCCGCCGGGTCTGCGACGAGGTCGCGCTGCTCGACCGGGGCAGGGTCGTCGAGTCCGGCACGCTGCTGAGCCTCCTCGGCAAGCCCGGAAGCCCGATCGCGGAGGCCCTGCTGCCCCGGGTCGACACCCCGAGGACACACCTGTCCGCCTACGACCGCGCCGTGGACGTCGTCCTCGTCGGTTTCGCCGCCGTGGGAGCCCTGCTGCCCGAGGCCGCTGCCCGCTTCGAAGTCGACTTCACCACCATCGGTGGCGGCCTGACCCGGCTCGGTGACACTCCGGTGGCTCGCTTCCGCCTCGGCGTGGAGGGCCAGCGGGCCGACGCCGCACTGGCGTGGATCGCCGAACGCGGCGCGCACGTGAGTACGCCGATGTACGGCCTGCGCGACGTCGCCGCCTGA
- a CDS encoding DivIVA domain-containing protein codes for MDITAEDVDKAWFPPAPWGTRGYNRMQVDAFLSRVAATLEGRDTVTAADVHKVAFTLCPFARRTVGYDPAAVDSFLRLVEAALAARESAAMSTPYLAPALDHSHARVPLWRKLV; via the coding sequence ATGGACATCACCGCCGAGGACGTCGACAAGGCTTGGTTCCCGCCCGCGCCGTGGGGCACCCGCGGTTACAACCGCATGCAGGTCGACGCCTTCCTCAGCCGCGTCGCGGCCACACTGGAGGGTCGCGACACCGTGACGGCGGCGGACGTGCACAAGGTCGCGTTCACGCTGTGCCCGTTCGCCCGCCGGACGGTCGGCTACGACCCCGCCGCGGTGGACTCGTTCCTGCGGCTGGTGGAGGCGGCGCTCGCGGCGCGGGAATCCGCCGCGATGTCGACGCCCTACCTCGCACCCGCCCTCGACCACAGCCACGCCCGCGTGCCGCTGTGGCGCAAGTTGGTCTGA
- a CDS encoding fatty acyl-AMP ligase, with amino-acid sequence MSRFVETMVTTAHAGGRERGMVTGEPREPVRRTWFEVHQRARRVAGGLVEAGLEPGGAVAVLAGSPELIAPTVQGVWLAGGSVTMLHQPTARTDLARWAEDTLRVLRMIGSSLVALGEPFDGLAPVLDEHGIAYRSIGALLEAEPLAEPVPTGEDALALLQLTSGSTADPKAVKITHGNLFSNVTAMVQRAEFDFDTDVMVSWLPLFHDMGMVGFLTVPMTFGVELVKITPVDFLSGPLVWPELISKYRGTTTAAPNFAYAIVGRRLAKVDDDNAYDLSSLRIALNGAEPIDPTAVRTFTDAGKRFGMPAECVFPAYGLAEATLAVSFAPLFTGLTVDVIEARPLEDDDRAVAVPEGDPRRGTDEVRQFAVLGRPLPGLEARIVGEVGAVRAEREVGEIQLRGEAVSPGYLTVDGPLDTRDADGWFPTGDVGYLVDGQIVICGRKKDVIILGGRNVYPTDIERAASSVDGVRAGNAVAVRIDAGTRRERFAVVLESTVAGDVDAEHALAKEVAARVRDAVDARPYAVVVLPKGSLPKTPSGKVKRAATATQYRELIDSRA; translated from the coding sequence ATGAGTCGGTTCGTGGAGACGATGGTCACCACCGCGCACGCGGGTGGCCGGGAGCGGGGGATGGTCACCGGGGAACCCCGGGAGCCCGTTCGGAGAACGTGGTTCGAGGTGCACCAGCGTGCTCGCCGCGTCGCCGGAGGCCTCGTCGAGGCTGGGCTCGAACCCGGTGGTGCGGTCGCGGTGCTGGCCGGCTCTCCCGAGCTCATCGCGCCGACGGTGCAGGGTGTGTGGCTCGCGGGCGGCAGCGTCACGATGCTGCACCAGCCCACCGCGCGCACCGACCTCGCGAGGTGGGCCGAGGACACGCTCCGGGTGTTGCGGATGATCGGTTCGTCCCTCGTCGCGCTCGGCGAGCCGTTCGACGGCCTCGCGCCGGTTCTCGACGAACACGGCATCGCCTACCGCTCGATCGGTGCTCTGCTCGAAGCCGAGCCACTGGCCGAACCCGTCCCGACGGGAGAGGACGCGCTGGCGCTCCTGCAGCTCACCAGTGGGTCCACAGCGGACCCGAAGGCCGTGAAGATCACGCACGGCAACCTGTTCTCCAACGTCACCGCGATGGTGCAGCGTGCGGAGTTCGACTTCGACACCGACGTCATGGTGTCGTGGCTCCCGTTGTTCCACGACATGGGCATGGTCGGCTTCCTGACCGTGCCCATGACGTTCGGCGTGGAGCTCGTCAAGATCACTCCGGTCGACTTCCTCAGCGGTCCGCTCGTGTGGCCGGAACTGATCAGCAAGTACCGCGGGACCACCACGGCAGCGCCGAACTTCGCGTACGCCATCGTGGGCCGCAGGCTAGCCAAGGTCGACGACGACAACGCGTACGACCTGTCGAGCCTGCGTATCGCTCTCAACGGCGCCGAGCCGATCGACCCCACCGCCGTTCGCACGTTCACCGACGCGGGCAAGCGGTTCGGCATGCCGGCCGAATGCGTGTTCCCGGCGTACGGCCTCGCCGAGGCCACGCTCGCGGTGTCGTTCGCCCCGCTGTTCACCGGCCTCACCGTGGACGTCATCGAGGCGCGGCCGCTGGAGGACGACGACCGTGCGGTGGCCGTTCCGGAGGGCGATCCTCGGCGCGGCACCGACGAGGTTCGGCAGTTCGCCGTGCTCGGCCGTCCGTTGCCCGGTCTGGAGGCCCGGATCGTCGGCGAGGTTGGCGCGGTGCGCGCGGAGCGCGAAGTCGGGGAGATCCAGCTTCGCGGCGAAGCGGTGTCGCCGGGATACCTCACCGTGGACGGTCCGCTCGACACGAGGGACGCCGACGGCTGGTTTCCCACCGGTGACGTCGGGTACCTCGTGGACGGACAGATCGTCATCTGCGGCAGGAAGAAAGACGTCATCATCCTCGGCGGGCGCAACGTGTACCCCACCGACATCGAACGCGCGGCGAGTTCCGTGGACGGGGTCAGAGCGGGCAACGCCGTGGCGGTACGCATCGACGCGGGAACGCGCCGGGAGCGGTTCGCCGTCGTGCTCGAATCCACTGTGGCCGGTGACGTCGATGCCGAGCACGCGCTGGCGAAGGAGGTCGCGGCGCGGGTCCGCGACGCCGTGGACGCTCGTCCCTACGCGGTCGTGGTGCTGCCGAAGGGCAGTCTCCCCAAGACCCCGTCGGGCAAGGTGAAGCGCGCGGCCACCGCGACGCAGTACCGGGAACTCATCGACTCCCGGGCCTGA
- a CDS encoding ABC-F family ATP-binding cassette domain-containing protein has translation MANLVNLESVSKSYGERMLLDAVSLGVGEGERIGVVGLNGGGKTTLLEVLAGLTPPDSGRVSHTRDLRMRVVTQRTELAEGSTVGGVVLADYAAEHEWASDARVRSIVDGLGISAIGLDTPTDTLSGGERRRVALAAALVAELDLVVLDEPTNHLDVEGVRWLADHLLARRTALVVVTHDRWFLDTVCGRTWEVTGGKVEQYEGGYADWVFARAERARLSAAAEEKRRNLARKELAWLQRGAKARTSKPRYRVEAAEALISGVPEPRDSVELLTFAKRRLGKTVLELEDVTLSTGERTLLDDVTWRIGPGDRIGIVGVNGSGKTTLLRLLAGETGPETGRRIEGKTVHLAHLKQELDDLPGDLRVLEAVEKVASRVTLGKYELSASQLAERLGFGRARQWTPVEDLSGGERRRLQLVRLLMAEPNVLLLDEPTNDLDIDTLQQLEDLLDSWPGTLVVVSHDRYLVERVCDSVVALFGDGRITHLPGGIDEYLETRAERARKRDARGTGQSAKAEPEPGAEPRLSAAEWRAATKELAKLERKLDAVQAREARLHEALAAAATEPDRLMELNSELKAVLAEKEDLEQRWLETSEALE, from the coding sequence ATGGCCAACCTGGTCAACCTCGAGTCGGTCAGCAAGTCCTACGGCGAGCGGATGCTGCTCGACGCCGTGTCCCTCGGCGTCGGGGAGGGGGAGCGGATCGGCGTCGTCGGACTCAACGGCGGCGGCAAGACCACCCTGTTGGAAGTGCTGGCCGGACTCACCCCGCCCGACTCGGGCCGGGTGAGCCACACCCGTGACCTGCGTATGCGGGTCGTGACCCAACGCACCGAGCTGGCCGAGGGCAGCACGGTCGGTGGTGTGGTGCTGGCCGACTACGCCGCCGAGCACGAGTGGGCCTCCGACGCTCGGGTTCGCTCGATCGTGGACGGGCTCGGCATCTCCGCCATCGGCCTCGACACGCCCACGGACACGCTGTCCGGTGGGGAACGCCGCAGGGTCGCACTGGCCGCCGCGCTCGTGGCCGAACTCGACCTCGTGGTGCTCGACGAGCCCACCAACCACCTCGACGTCGAGGGTGTGCGGTGGCTGGCCGACCACCTGCTGGCGCGCAGGACCGCGCTCGTCGTCGTCACCCACGACCGCTGGTTCCTCGACACCGTGTGCGGGCGGACGTGGGAGGTCACCGGCGGGAAGGTGGAGCAGTACGAGGGCGGGTACGCGGACTGGGTGTTCGCTCGCGCCGAGCGGGCTCGACTCTCCGCGGCCGCGGAGGAGAAGCGCCGTAACCTCGCCCGCAAGGAACTCGCGTGGCTGCAACGCGGCGCGAAGGCCCGCACGTCCAAGCCGCGGTACCGCGTCGAGGCCGCCGAGGCCCTGATCTCCGGCGTGCCCGAGCCGAGGGACTCGGTGGAGCTGTTGACGTTCGCCAAACGTCGACTGGGCAAGACCGTGCTGGAGCTGGAGGACGTCACGCTCTCGACGGGCGAGCGCACGTTGCTCGACGACGTCACCTGGCGCATCGGCCCCGGAGACCGGATCGGCATCGTCGGAGTGAACGGGTCGGGCAAGACCACGCTGCTGCGGTTGCTGGCGGGGGAGACCGGACCGGAGACGGGCAGGCGGATCGAGGGCAAGACGGTGCACCTGGCCCACCTGAAGCAGGAACTCGACGACCTGCCCGGGGACCTGAGAGTCCTCGAAGCCGTCGAGAAGGTCGCCTCCCGGGTCACGCTGGGCAAGTACGAACTGTCCGCCTCCCAGCTCGCCGAGCGTCTCGGGTTCGGCCGTGCCCGGCAGTGGACGCCCGTCGAGGACCTGTCCGGTGGCGAGCGACGCCGGTTGCAGCTCGTGCGGCTGCTCATGGCCGAGCCCAACGTGCTACTGCTCGACGAGCCCACCAACGACCTCGACATCGACACCCTCCAGCAGTTGGAGGACCTGCTCGACTCGTGGCCGGGCACGCTCGTGGTGGTGTCGCACGACCGTTACCTCGTCGAGCGTGTGTGCGACAGCGTCGTGGCGCTCTTCGGCGACGGTCGCATCACCCACCTGCCCGGAGGGATCGACGAGTACCTGGAAACCAGGGCCGAGCGCGCACGTAAGCGCGATGCTCGCGGCACCGGGCAGTCGGCGAAGGCCGAACCGGAGCCCGGCGCGGAGCCGCGACTGAGCGCGGCCGAGTGGCGTGCCGCGACGAAGGAACTGGCCAAACTGGAACGAAAACTGGACGCCGTGCAGGCGCGGGAAGCGCGACTGCACGAGGCGCTGGCCGCGGCCGCGACCGAGCCCGACCGGCTGATGGAGCTGAACAGCGAGCTCAAGGCCGTGCTGGCGGAGAAGGAAGACCTCGAACAGCGGTGGCTGGAGACATCCGAGGCGCTGGAGTGA